A portion of the Carya illinoinensis cultivar Pawnee chromosome 11, C.illinoinensisPawnee_v1, whole genome shotgun sequence genome contains these proteins:
- the LOC122280795 gene encoding transcription factor bHLH71-like, whose product MALEALSANELFNFIIYDTVSATPYSSHDSSETGVLLESVMTPRNQGGILENSSLMTQKRHSGRSDVVQRRQNLAAQGRKKRRRKPRVCKNKEEAETQRMTHIAVERNRRKQMNEHLVVMRSLMPESYAQRGDQASIVGGAIEFVKELEQLLQSLEVQKLQRPQPGVVESDLNEDMTTTPKFLMQQRPPFAQFFVYPQYTWSQIPNNYAWKTKAAIADIEVTLIETHASLRILSRRSPRQISKLVAGFQTLYLSILHLNVTTMEPLVLYSISAKVEEGCRLTSVDDIAEAVHHMLRIIEDETALC is encoded by the exons ATGGCTTTAGAAGCTCTTTCTGCCAacgagcttttcaacttcataatCTACGATACTGTCTCTGCAACCCCATATAGCAGCCATGACTCTTCAGAGACCGGTGTTTTATTGGAGAGTGTAATGACGCCTCGAAACCAAGGTGGTATTTTGGAGAACTCTTCATTGATGACCCAAAAGCGCCACTCTGGCAGGTCAGACGTTGTCCAACGGAGGCAGAATTTGGCTGCTCAAGggaggaagaagagaaggaGAAAGCCAAGGGTATGCAAGAACAAGGAAGAAGCTGAAACACAAAGGATGACGCACATTGCTGTAGAAAGAAACCGCCGGAAACAGATGAATGAGCACCTCGTCGTCATGCGTTCCCTCATGCCTGAATCCTATGCCCAAAGG GGTGACCAGGCCTCCATAGTAGGCGGTGCTATAGAATTTGTGAAGGAACTTGAGCAACTCCTGCAATCCCTTGAAGTTCAGAAACTCCAACGTCCACAGCCAGGAGTAGTTGAAAGCGACCTGAACGAAGACATGACCACAACCCCCAAGTTCCTCATGCAGCAGCGACCCCCATTTGCACAATTTTTTGTGTATCCACAGTACACCTGGTCTCAGATCCCTAACAACTATGCATGGAAGACCAAGGCTGCCATAGCCGATATCGAGGTGACTTTGATCGAAACCCATGCAAGCCTTCGAATCCTCTCGCGAAGAAGCCCTAGACAGATCTCAAAATTGGTTGCTGGTTTTCAGACACTCTACCTCTCCATCCTTCACCTTAATGTGACCACCATGGAACCTTTGGTCCTCTACTCTATCAGCGCCAAG GTAGAAGAAGGATGCCGACTCACTTCAGTAGATGACATAGCTGAAGCAGTTCACCACATGCTTAGAATAATTGAGGACGAAACTGCCTTATGTTGA